The segment GGCTCGAACGGCTCCCGCGCGAGGTGACGCGGTCGGGCTTCGTCGGGCCGACCGAGGCGATCGAGGACATCATCGTCACCGGCACCAAGCGCGACGAGAATCTCGCCAGCGTGCCGATCGCGGTCAGCCTGATGCGGCCCGGCATCGCCGACCGGCTGCTCTACGGGCGGGGCCTGCACGACATGATCGAGACCGGGGAAGGGGCGTTCGCCACCAATCTCGGCCCCGGGCGCGACCGCATCTTCCTGCGCGGCGTCGCCGACAGCGCGTTCAACGGGCCGACCCAGTCGACGGTGAGCCTGCTGCTCGACGACGCGCGGGTCAGCTACGCCACCCCCGATCCCGACCTGCGCCTCGTCGACATCGATCATGTCGAGCTGCTGCGCGGGCCGCAGGGGACGCTCTACGGCACCGGCGCGCTGGGCGGGATCATCCGGATCGTGCCGAACAAGCCCGACCTCGCCGACGGGTCGGGCTTCGCCGCGATCGACGCCGGCGTCACCCGCCACGGCGCCGCCAGCGGCGCGATCGAGGGCGGGATCAACGTCCCGCTGTTCCGCGACCGGCTGGCGATCCGCATGGTCGGCTATGCCGAGCGGATCGGCGGCTGGATCGACGATGCCGGCCGGGGCGAACGCAACGTCAACCGCACCGCGCGATACGGCGGGCGGCTGGCGCTGCGCTGGCAGGCGACGCCCGACTGGATGGTCGACCTCGGCGGCGCGATCCAGGGGATCAATTCCGACGACAGCCAATATGCCGCGCGCGGCCTGGTCCGCTCGACCGCGCTGGCCGAGCCCCATGACAATGATTTCGTCGCGCTGACCGCGACCGTCCGGGGCGTGGTCGGCGCGTTCGATTTCGTGTCGGCCAGCGCCTTCGTCCACCATGAGGTGGAAAGCGTGTTCGATGCCGGCGCGGTGGCGGCGGCGCGCGGCCTGCCGGCGCCGCTCGGCTTCAGCGACATGCGCCGGCTGCGGCTCGGCACGCAGGAATGGCGGCTCAGCGACCCGGCGGCGACGCGGCCCTGGGTGCTCGGCCTCGCGCTGCTCAAGGCCGACAACATCTATCTCGGCCGCTTCTTCGCTCCGGGCGGCGGGGCGTTGCAGGACATCTCGCTCCACGACGACGCGATCGAGGCGGCGCTGTTCGGCGAGGCGAGCCAGCCGCTCGGCGGCGCGCTGACCGCGACGCTCGGCCTGCGCGGCTTCTATTCGAAGGTCGACAACGAGCAACAGGGCCAGACCCGCCGCCGCGCGCGCAAGGCCGGCGTCACCCCCAGCGCGACCCTGTCCTGGGCGCCGCGCGACGGCGCGCTCGCCTGGCTGCGCTATGCCAGCGCGATCCGGCCGGGCGGGCTCAACCCCGACGGCGCGCCCGACCTCGCCGATTTCCGCTCGGACGATCTCAAGAGCGTCGAGCTCGGCTGGCGCCTGCTGCTGTGGCGGCGGGTGCGGCTGAACGGCACGCTGTTCGGGTTGCGGTGGGAGAATATCCAGAGCGACAGCATCGGCACCGACGGTCTCGTCCGCACGATCAACGCGGGCAAGGGGCGCAATATCGGGCTCGAGCTCGGCGGATCGGTCGATCTGTCGCCATGGTCGATCGATGCCCATCTGACCGTGCAGCACGCCCGGCTCTACGCGCCGTCGGCGGCGGCCAACGCGGCGGGGGACGACAACCGGCTGCCGGTGCTGCCCGATCGCGCCGGCCGGGTGAAGATCGGCTATGATCGCGTGATCGCCGGGATTCCCGCGGGCCTGTTCGTCGCGGCGCGCTACATGGGCAAGGCGCGGCTCAGCTTCGATCCGGGGCTCGCCCGCTCGATGGGCGGCTATTGGACGGCCGATGCGGGACTGGTCGTCGCGCCGGCCGACTGGCGGGTGGCGCTCACCGTCTCCAACCTGTTCGACGGCCGGGGCGACAGCTTCGGCTTCGGCAATCCCTTCTCGCTGCGTCAGTTCGATCAGCACACGCCCGTCCGCCCGCGCACCGTCTCGATCCGCATCGAACGGAAATTCTGATCGTCCGGACTGTGGTGGCGGCTCGCCGGCGGCGTCTCACGCCAAAGCGGGAGCGGAAGGCGCATGGCGACGGGATCGATCGGGCTGGGCAAGATGGGCGCGGAGGCGTTCGCGCCGCCCGGCGCGGAGGCGCTGCCGGCGCGGGACGGCGGGACGCGCGCCGCCGATCGGCCGCGGGCGCCGCGCATCGCCTTCTTCTTCAATGCCCAGCCGCACCAGCTATTGCACGGCATCACCACGGCCGAGGAACTGGCGCTGGGCTGGCGGGCGGAGGTCGACATCCTCTCCTCGACCCAGGTCAACCTCGATCTCGCCCGCGCGGCGGTCCTGCCCGACAGCCGGCAATGGATGGGTTTCGAGCAGATAGGCTCGCCGCTGGTGCGGGCGCTGTCGGCGCGGATGGGGCGGATCGTCCCGCCCAAGCTGCTGACCCTGTTCGCGATCCGCCGCCGGATGAACGGCTATGACGCGATCGCGCTGCCCGAACGCACCTCGATCATGCTGCGCTCGCTGGGCGTCACCCGGCCGCGCTTCATCCATATCGACCAT is part of the Rhizorhabdus wittichii RW1 genome and harbors:
- a CDS encoding TonB-dependent receptor (PFAM: TonB-dependent receptor) produces the protein MALSSLLAAPLSARPVRIDIPAADLGDALFALSRQTGLSVGMAGAIPRHRTRPISGTIEPAAALERLLRGSGLRAVRAAGLWRLERLPREVTRSGFVGPTEAIEDIIVTGTKRDENLASVPIAVSLMRPGIADRLLYGRGLHDMIETGEGAFATNLGPGRDRIFLRGVADSAFNGPTQSTVSLLLDDARVSYATPDPDLRLVDIDHVELLRGPQGTLYGTGALGGIIRIVPNKPDLADGSGFAAIDAGVTRHGAASGAIEGGINVPLFRDRLAIRMVGYAERIGGWIDDAGRGERNVNRTARYGGRLALRWQATPDWMVDLGGAIQGINSDDSQYAARGLVRSTALAEPHDNDFVALTATVRGVVGAFDFVSASAFVHHEVESVFDAGAVAAARGLPAPLGFSDMRRLRLGTQEWRLSDPAATRPWVLGLALLKADNIYLGRFFAPGGGALQDISLHDDAIEAALFGEASQPLGGALTATLGLRGFYSKVDNEQQGQTRRRARKAGVTPSATLSWAPRDGALAWLRYASAIRPGGLNPDGAPDLADFRSDDLKSVELGWRLLLWRRVRLNGTLFGLRWENIQSDSIGTDGLVRTINAGKGRNIGLELGGSVDLSPWSIDAHLTVQHARLYAPSAAANAAGDDNRLPVLPDRAGRVKIGYDRVIAGIPAGLFVAARYMGKARLSFDPGLARSMGGYWTADAGLVVAPADWRVALTVSNLFDGRGDSFGFGNPFSLRQFDQHTPVRPRTVSIRIERKF